A window of the Streptomyces luomodiensis genome harbors these coding sequences:
- a CDS encoding (Fe-S)-binding protein, whose protein sequence is MQLAAIIVSLVLTAVGVALLGRAVAQFVRFFKLGAPVPAGARTDNPWQRSVTLVREFLAHTRMNKWGVIGVAHWFVAIGFLTLPPTIINAYGQLFQADWTLPILGGFLPYELYIEFIGTMTTLGILTLMVIRLLNLPSRAGRKSRFAGSTAWQAYFVEYVILIIGIAIMALRGTEGALHHVDSYEPAYFASYPLVQLFSGLSVDTVQNLTYLFAMVKLGTTMIWMITVSTNLDMSIAWHRFLAFPNIWFKRNADGEVALGALQPMVSDGKPIDFEDPGEDDQFGVSQIEHFSWKGILDFSTCTECGRCQSQCPAWNTGKPLSPKLLIMALRDHSHAKAPYLLAGGGKTMEGEEKASKEQLAQVPAAALAEAERPLIGTLEAASDSGFAAGGVIDPDVLWSCTTCGACVEQCPVDIEHVDHIVDMRRYQVMIESSFPSEAGTMLKNLEKKGNPWGLAKKQRLAWTKEVDFEVPVVGKDIEDLTEVDYLYWVGCAGALEDRAKKTTKAFAELLHIAGVKFAIMGGDEACTGDSARRLGNEFLFQQLGQQNVEMLNMAFGEDADEGVVVEKAKKKIVATCPHCFNTIANEYPQLGGEYEVIHHTQLLQHLIDEGKLIPVTPVEDLITYHDPCYLGRHNKVYTPPREIIAKVPGLRNEEMHRHKERGFCCGAGGARMWMEERIGKRINDERVDEALSLNPDIVSTACPFCLVMLTDSVNGKKNDGKAKEELQVVDVAQLLLDSVKTPAEPEDGGQTAEEPEPAPVK, encoded by the coding sequence ATGCAACTCGCCGCGATCATCGTGTCGCTGGTCCTCACCGCGGTCGGCGTTGCCCTGCTCGGCCGGGCCGTCGCGCAGTTCGTGCGCTTCTTCAAACTCGGCGCGCCGGTCCCGGCGGGGGCCAGGACCGACAACCCCTGGCAGCGCAGCGTGACCCTGGTGCGAGAATTCCTCGCGCACACCCGCATGAACAAGTGGGGCGTCATCGGCGTCGCCCACTGGTTCGTGGCGATCGGCTTCCTCACCCTGCCACCGACCATCATCAACGCCTACGGCCAGCTCTTCCAGGCCGACTGGACGCTGCCCATCCTCGGCGGCTTCCTCCCCTACGAGCTGTACATCGAGTTCATCGGCACGATGACCACCCTCGGCATCCTGACGCTGATGGTGATCCGGCTGCTGAACCTGCCCAGCCGGGCCGGCCGCAAGTCGCGGTTCGCGGGCTCCACCGCCTGGCAGGCGTACTTCGTCGAGTACGTCATCCTCATCATCGGCATCGCGATCATGGCGCTGCGCGGCACGGAGGGCGCGCTGCACCACGTCGACTCCTACGAGCCCGCGTACTTCGCCTCGTACCCGCTGGTCCAGCTCTTCAGCGGGCTCAGCGTCGACACCGTGCAGAACCTGACCTACCTGTTCGCGATGGTCAAGCTCGGCACGACCATGATCTGGATGATCACGGTCAGCACCAACCTCGACATGAGCATCGCCTGGCACCGCTTCCTCGCCTTCCCCAACATCTGGTTCAAGCGCAACGCGGACGGCGAGGTCGCGCTCGGCGCCCTCCAGCCGATGGTGAGCGACGGCAAGCCGATCGACTTCGAGGACCCGGGCGAGGACGACCAGTTCGGCGTCTCGCAGATCGAGCACTTCTCTTGGAAGGGCATCCTCGACTTCTCCACCTGCACCGAATGCGGCCGCTGCCAGTCGCAGTGCCCCGCCTGGAACACCGGCAAGCCGCTCTCCCCGAAGCTGCTGATCATGGCGCTGCGCGACCACAGCCACGCCAAGGCCCCCTACCTGCTGGCCGGCGGCGGCAAGACGATGGAGGGCGAGGAGAAGGCGAGCAAGGAGCAGCTGGCCCAGGTGCCCGCGGCGGCGCTGGCCGAGGCCGAGCGGCCGCTGATCGGCACCCTCGAGGCGGCGTCCGACAGCGGCTTCGCCGCGGGCGGCGTCATCGACCCGGACGTGCTGTGGTCCTGCACCACCTGCGGCGCCTGCGTGGAGCAGTGCCCGGTGGACATCGAGCACGTCGACCACATCGTGGACATGCGCCGCTACCAGGTGATGATCGAGTCCAGCTTCCCCTCGGAAGCGGGCACGATGCTGAAGAACCTGGAGAAGAAGGGCAACCCCTGGGGCCTGGCCAAGAAGCAGCGGCTGGCGTGGACCAAGGAAGTCGATTTCGAGGTGCCGGTCGTCGGCAAGGACATCGAGGACCTCACCGAGGTCGACTACCTGTACTGGGTCGGCTGCGCGGGCGCCCTGGAGGACCGGGCCAAGAAGACCACCAAGGCCTTCGCGGAGCTGCTGCACATCGCCGGCGTCAAGTTCGCGATCATGGGCGGCGACGAGGCGTGCACCGGTGACTCCGCCCGCCGCCTGGGCAACGAGTTCCTCTTCCAGCAGCTCGGCCAGCAGAACGTCGAGATGCTGAACATGGCCTTCGGTGAGGATGCCGATGAGGGCGTCGTCGTCGAGAAGGCCAAGAAGAAGATCGTCGCGACCTGCCCGCACTGCTTCAACACGATCGCCAACGAGTACCCGCAGCTGGGCGGCGAGTACGAGGTCATCCACCACACCCAGCTGCTCCAGCACCTCATCGACGAGGGCAAGCTGATCCCGGTCACCCCGGTCGAGGACCTGATCACCTACCACGACCCCTGCTACCTGGGCCGCCACAACAAGGTCTACACGCCCCCGCGCGAGATCATCGCCAAGGTGCCGGGACTGCGGAACGAGGAGATGCACCGCCACAAGGAGCGCGGCTTCTGCTGCGGCGCGGGCGGCGCCCGGATGTGGATGGAGGAGCGGATCGGCAAGCGCATCAACGACGAGCGCGTCGACGAGGCGCTGTCCCTCAACCCGGACATCGTCTCCACCGCCTGCCCGTTCTGCCTGGTCATGCTCACCGACTCCGTCAACGGCAAGAAGAATGACGGGAAGGCGAAGGAAGAACTCCAGGTCGTGGACGTGGCACAGCTGCTCCTCGACTCGGTGAAGACCCCGGCCGAACCGGAGGACGGCGGCCAGACCGCCGAGGAGCCGGAGCCGGCCCCGGTCAAGTAG
- a CDS encoding DUF7660 family protein, with product MEDFSDHPAHGVDSREALVSHILGLRDDLLERGDECENPTLEHYLEALAAWPEGSPAWYRHFGEEMPADDAWTLFARALSAAVVYE from the coding sequence ATGGAGGACTTTTCGGACCACCCTGCGCACGGAGTCGACAGCCGGGAAGCCCTGGTGAGCCACATACTCGGCCTGCGTGACGATCTCCTCGAACGAGGCGATGAATGCGAGAACCCCACGCTTGAGCACTACCTAGAGGCACTGGCGGCGTGGCCCGAGGGATCACCAGCGTGGTATCGGCACTTCGGCGAAGAAATGCCAGCGGATGACGCCTGGACGTTGTTCGCCCGTGCGCTGAGCGCCGCAGTCGTATACGAGTGA
- a CDS encoding Yip1 family protein, producing the protein MVAGFRIGRGRDSHSAQQGQQQRPPQPPYGQHEPYGGQPQPQWQQPASQGEPEYFGSQDPHYGPGPGAGQGPGPGPGGYGQGQRPYGQGGAYADNNAGHTQQFSIGEGPDAYDPYGQDPGSYDGGYAGQTYRTGSSTAPPAGPRLPWKQLLSGIVLRPSDTFWAMRDYAVWGPALIVTFIYGLLAVFGFDDAREDVLNAPMSNSIPWVLTAGVAVLISGLILGAVTHTLARQLGGNGIWAPTIGLSMLIMSISDTPRLVFALFLGGDSSLVKVLGWATWLAAGALFTSMVSKSHDLPWPKALGASAIQLIALLSLLKLGTL; encoded by the coding sequence ATGGTGGCTGGATTCAGGATCGGACGCGGACGGGACTCCCACTCCGCGCAACAGGGGCAGCAGCAGCGACCGCCGCAGCCGCCGTACGGGCAGCACGAGCCGTACGGCGGTCAGCCGCAGCCGCAGTGGCAGCAGCCCGCCTCACAGGGAGAGCCGGAGTACTTCGGCAGCCAGGACCCGCACTACGGCCCCGGGCCCGGGGCCGGGCAGGGTCCCGGCCCCGGCCCGGGAGGCTACGGCCAGGGGCAGAGACCGTACGGACAGGGCGGCGCGTACGCCGACAACAACGCGGGCCATACGCAGCAGTTCAGCATCGGCGAGGGGCCCGACGCGTACGACCCGTACGGCCAGGACCCCGGTTCGTACGACGGCGGCTACGCCGGGCAGACCTACCGCACCGGCTCCTCCACCGCCCCGCCCGCCGGCCCCCGGCTGCCCTGGAAGCAGCTGCTGAGCGGCATCGTGCTGCGCCCGTCGGACACCTTCTGGGCGATGCGGGACTACGCGGTGTGGGGCCCGGCGCTGATCGTGACCTTCATCTACGGTCTGCTGGCGGTCTTCGGCTTCGACGACGCCCGTGAGGACGTCCTCAACGCCCCCATGTCCAACAGCATCCCGTGGGTCCTCACCGCGGGCGTCGCCGTGCTGATCAGCGGGCTGATCCTGGGCGCCGTCACCCACACCCTCGCCCGCCAGCTGGGCGGCAACGGCATCTGGGCGCCGACCATCGGCCTGTCGATGCTGATCATGTCGATCTCGGACACGCCGCGGCTGGTGTTCGCGCTCTTCCTGGGCGGGGACAGCTCGCTGGTGAAGGTGCTGGGCTGGGCGACCTGGCTGGCAGCGGGTGCGCTCTTCACCTCGATGGTGAGCAAGTCGCACGACCTGCCGTGGCCGAAGGCGCTGGGCGCCTCGGCGATCCAGCTGATCGCACTGCTGAGCCTGCTGAAGCTGGGCACGCTGTAA
- a CDS encoding VCBS repeat-containing protein yields the protein MTPAPPPIAPPGRVPGPRHRSPRGTRTAHFPASRLPTSFLVTAGTAGLALLLAGCGPDDGARAERGGHAGSPSAGSVITPTATAPVPHGKGSRLPDDVNGDGYPDLRLPVPSGKGGLPSRIAFVHGSSHGLDPATRTVLRHRDLGLPSQDVTVAGATEVATADLDGDGYADVTTTAGEALGARETERTQATVRTVPYVSWGGPGGPRRGRAAARVELTGPDDGVDAQRPTVGDFNGDGHHDLALIRADRRSLLVLYGPFNRAGKAARAVPYPSPLDGHGEIGDLIADTIDGHRATDLVVHALNSNEQSGSALLVAGPHGLSHKARTLREGNSITFGDFDGDGRRDVAVGDSGTRDDEPGGETERPDIGKTVSVYPKEAAETAGSPPRPLKIPGMSGALAAADTDGNGTDELAVSLGRGGVELLTLRQGSHGGPIRVAERRLLTRTTPAVVDGKAVRKDERAARLYGVADFDHDGKDEIVLAWGRGLAFSRYGERPERWWITDGTADKTAFSSKPFATDANAHPDADTDTDTDADTDADAD from the coding sequence ATGACGCCCGCACCTCCCCCCATCGCACCACCCGGCCGCGTCCCGGGCCCCCGACACCGCTCCCCCCGCGGCACCCGCACCGCCCACTTCCCCGCCTCCCGTCTCCCCACGTCGTTCCTCGTCACCGCCGGTACGGCCGGCCTGGCGCTGCTGCTCGCCGGCTGCGGCCCCGACGACGGCGCGCGGGCGGAACGCGGCGGGCACGCCGGCTCCCCCTCCGCCGGGTCCGTCATCACCCCCACCGCGACCGCGCCCGTCCCCCACGGCAAGGGCAGCCGGCTGCCGGATGACGTCAACGGCGACGGCTATCCCGATCTGCGCCTCCCCGTCCCGTCCGGCAAGGGCGGTCTGCCCAGCCGGATCGCCTTCGTCCACGGCTCGTCCCACGGTCTGGATCCCGCCACCCGCACCGTGCTCCGCCACCGGGACCTCGGCCTGCCGTCCCAGGACGTCACCGTCGCGGGCGCGACCGAGGTGGCCACGGCCGACCTCGACGGCGACGGCTACGCCGATGTGACCACCACGGCGGGCGAGGCGCTCGGCGCACGCGAGACCGAGCGCACCCAGGCCACCGTCCGGACCGTCCCCTACGTCTCCTGGGGCGGCCCCGGCGGCCCCCGCCGGGGCCGCGCCGCCGCCCGTGTCGAGCTGACCGGCCCGGACGACGGGGTGGATGCCCAGCGCCCGACCGTCGGCGACTTCAACGGCGACGGCCACCACGACCTCGCCCTGATCCGCGCGGACCGCCGCTCGCTACTGGTGCTGTACGGACCGTTCAACCGGGCGGGCAAGGCCGCCAGGGCCGTTCCGTACCCGAGTCCGCTGGACGGCCACGGAGAGATCGGCGATCTCATCGCCGACACCATCGACGGCCACCGCGCCACCGATCTGGTGGTGCACGCGCTCAACTCCAACGAACAGTCCGGCTCCGCCCTCCTCGTCGCCGGCCCCCACGGTCTCAGCCATAAGGCCCGCACGCTGCGCGAGGGCAACTCGATCACCTTCGGCGACTTCGACGGCGACGGCCGCCGCGACGTCGCGGTCGGCGACAGCGGCACCCGCGACGACGAACCGGGCGGTGAGACGGAGCGGCCGGACATCGGCAAGACGGTGAGCGTCTACCCCAAGGAGGCGGCGGAGACGGCGGGTTCCCCTCCGCGCCCCCTCAAGATCCCCGGAATGTCGGGCGCGCTGGCCGCCGCCGACACCGACGGGAACGGCACCGATGAGCTGGCCGTCTCGCTCGGCCGGGGCGGCGTCGAGCTGCTCACCCTCCGGCAGGGCTCCCACGGCGGCCCGATCCGCGTCGCCGAGCGCCGCCTGCTGACCCGCACGACACCCGCCGTCGTGGACGGCAAGGCGGTCCGTAAGGACGAGCGGGCGGCCCGGCTCTACGGCGTCGCGGACTTCGATCATGACGGTAAGGACGAGATCGTACTGGCCTGGGGCCGTGGTCTGGCCTTCTCGCGGTACGGCGAACGCCCCGAACGGTGGTGGATCACGGACGGCACCGCGGACAAGACGGCCTTCAGCAGCAAGCCCTTCGCGACGGACGCGAACGCGCACCCGGACGCGGACACGGACACGGACACGGACGCGGACACGGACGCGGACGCGGACTAG
- a CDS encoding transcriptional regulator produces MASTPSASEVRRAKFTRRLPAELSELAGPAHGIVGLPLHMAWSGLTHFDLDQPRLRMSFYRITLAEGMHDDLVQYLNQDLLVSMWSVLRTLISRDIRDAWESAFPELAHHAQAVA; encoded by the coding sequence ATGGCATCAACGCCCAGCGCCTCCGAGGTTCGCCGCGCCAAGTTCACTCGGCGGCTCCCCGCCGAGCTCTCGGAGCTCGCAGGCCCGGCCCATGGCATCGTCGGCCTCCCGCTGCACATGGCATGGTCGGGGCTAACTCACTTCGATCTTGACCAGCCCCGGCTGAGGATGAGCTTCTACCGGATCACCTTGGCCGAGGGGATGCACGATGATCTGGTGCAGTACCTCAACCAGGACCTGCTGGTCAGCATGTGGTCCGTCCTCCGCACTTTGATCAGCCGCGATATCCGCGACGCCTGGGAGAGCGCCTTCCCCGAGCTGGCTCACCATGCCCAGGCCGTCGCGTGA
- the dcd gene encoding dCTP deaminase has protein sequence MLLSDKDIRAEIDAGRVRIDPYDSAMVQPSSIDVRLDRFFRVFENHRYPHIDPAVEQPDLTRLVEPEGEDAFILHPGEFVLASTYEVVSLPDDIASRLEGKSSLGRLGLLTHSTAGFIDPGFSGHVTLELSNVATLPIKLWPGMKIGQLCMFRLTSPAEHPYGSARYGSRYQGQRGPTPSRSFQNFHRTKV, from the coding sequence GTGCTTCTCTCAGACAAGGACATCCGGGCCGAGATCGACGCCGGACGGGTGCGGATTGATCCGTACGATTCGGCGATGGTGCAGCCGTCGAGCATCGACGTGCGGCTGGACCGGTTCTTCCGGGTGTTCGAGAACCACCGCTACCCGCATATCGACCCGGCGGTGGAGCAGCCCGATCTGACGCGGCTGGTGGAGCCCGAGGGCGAGGACGCGTTCATCCTGCACCCCGGGGAGTTCGTGCTGGCCTCGACGTACGAGGTCGTGTCGCTGCCGGACGACATCGCCTCGCGGCTCGAGGGGAAGTCGAGTCTGGGGCGGCTGGGGCTGCTGACGCACTCCACGGCGGGGTTCATCGACCCGGGGTTCTCCGGGCATGTCACGCTCGAGCTGTCGAATGTCGCGACGCTGCCGATCAAGCTGTGGCCGGGGATGAAGATCGGGCAGCTGTGCATGTTCCGGCTGACCTCGCCCGCCGAGCATCCTTACGGCTCCGCCCGTTACGGGTCCCGATACCAGGGGCAGCGCGGGCCGACGCCCTCGCGGTCGTTCCAGAACTTCCACCGGACGAAGGTGTGA
- a CDS encoding TetR/AcrR family transcriptional regulator, which yields MELIWERPEPRGRTVAPVDRRRIVAAAIALADAEGLSGLSMRKVAAALQVSPMRLYGYVATKDELLDLMVDAVYGEIAAGLGDHPEREEALLVIAVTTRECALRHEWFVELIGGRPPLGPNALTVMEATAAALDRALGPDGADRIMAALGVYNAYLVGAVRNEVTELRLNRESGTEETQWQASVGAYLGRQLETGRYPTTARILNGEPEGDPAKTFAEEVAIIIRGVTHTG from the coding sequence GTGGAACTGATCTGGGAGCGTCCCGAACCACGTGGCCGCACGGTCGCACCCGTCGATCGGCGCCGGATCGTGGCGGCCGCCATCGCCCTGGCCGACGCGGAAGGGCTGTCCGGGTTGTCGATGCGCAAGGTCGCCGCCGCACTCCAGGTCAGCCCGATGCGGCTGTACGGCTACGTCGCCACCAAGGACGAACTGCTCGACCTGATGGTCGACGCCGTCTACGGCGAGATCGCGGCCGGACTCGGCGATCACCCTGAGCGGGAGGAGGCGCTCCTTGTGATCGCCGTCACCACCCGTGAATGCGCCCTGCGGCACGAGTGGTTCGTCGAGTTGATCGGCGGCAGGCCGCCCTTGGGGCCAAACGCTCTGACGGTGATGGAAGCCACCGCCGCCGCATTGGATCGCGCCCTTGGGCCGGACGGCGCCGACCGCATCATGGCGGCCCTCGGCGTCTACAACGCTTATCTCGTCGGCGCCGTCCGCAACGAGGTCACCGAGCTACGCCTCAACCGGGAGAGCGGCACCGAGGAGACGCAGTGGCAGGCGTCGGTCGGCGCCTACCTCGGCCGACAGCTCGAGACCGGCCGCTATCCGACGACGGCACGCATCCTCAACGGGGAACCAGAGGGCGACCCCGCCAAGACGTTCGCCGAGGAAGTCGCGATCATCATCCGCGGCGTGACCCACACCGGGTGA
- a CDS encoding phosphoribosyltransferase produces MAEERENLTYERFGAAVRELAQKIADDGYEPDIVLSIARGGVFVAGGLAYALDCKNIHLVNVEFYTGVGTTLDMPVMLAPVPNAIDFSDKKVLIADDVADTGKTLKLVRDFCLGTVAEVRSAVIYEKPQSLVKCEYVWQRTDRWINFPWSVEQPVVRREGQVRDA; encoded by the coding sequence GTGGCTGAGGAGCGCGAGAACCTTACGTACGAGCGGTTCGGTGCCGCGGTCCGCGAGCTGGCGCAGAAGATCGCCGACGATGGGTACGAGCCCGACATCGTGCTCTCCATAGCCCGCGGCGGGGTCTTCGTCGCCGGCGGGCTGGCGTACGCGCTGGACTGCAAGAACATCCACTTGGTGAACGTCGAGTTCTACACGGGCGTGGGGACCACCCTCGACATGCCCGTGATGCTCGCGCCCGTGCCCAACGCGATCGACTTCTCCGACAAGAAGGTGCTGATCGCCGATGACGTGGCGGACACCGGCAAGACGCTGAAGCTCGTCCGTGACTTCTGCCTCGGCACGGTCGCCGAGGTGCGCAGCGCGGTGATCTACGAGAAGCCGCAGTCGCTGGTGAAGTGCGAGTACGTCTGGCAGCGCACCGATCGGTGGATCAACTTCCCGTGGAGTGTCGAACAGCCCGTCGTGCGCAGGGAGGGGCAGGTGCGGGACGCTTGA
- a CDS encoding type II toxin-antitoxin system VapC family toxin — protein sequence MLIVDTGPIVALLNRNDPDHKSCAELLESHDGELLITPYVLTEACYLLAKYVSPDAEINLIEAVAAEDLVQVPTERADLSRMAELMQQYRGFPLGIADASVVALAERLRASSVATLDHRHFHAIKPLHVPALTLLP from the coding sequence ATGCTGATCGTTGACACAGGCCCCATCGTCGCCCTGCTGAACCGGAACGACCCCGACCACAAGAGTTGCGCCGAGCTGCTGGAGTCCCACGACGGCGAACTACTGATCACGCCGTACGTGCTCACCGAAGCCTGCTACCTACTGGCCAAGTACGTCAGCCCCGACGCAGAGATCAACCTCATCGAGGCCGTTGCCGCAGAGGACCTCGTCCAGGTGCCCACCGAGCGAGCCGACCTTTCCCGCATGGCCGAGCTCATGCAGCAATACCGCGGATTCCCTCTCGGAATCGCCGACGCCTCAGTGGTCGCCCTCGCAGAAAGGCTCAGGGCATCGAGTGTCGCCACCCTGGATCACCGTCATTTCCACGCCATCAAGCCGCTCCACGTCCCGGCACTGACGCTTCTGCCTTGA
- a CDS encoding SpoIIE family protein phosphatase, which translates to MRTVAGQVFVLQVGVVLLLVVAAVVALVLQSRYDSEREARNRSMAVAESFANAPGMVSAMRGPQPTAALQPLAERAREGSGVDFVVAMSPRGIRYTHPNPDRIGKHFMGTIRPAAEGRTFTETFTGTLGLSVRAVVPVKDGQGKVVGLVAAGVTIKKVSGAADRQLPLMFGAAALALALATAGTALVSRRLRRQTHGLDPAEMTRMYEHHDAVLHSVREGVLIVGGDGRLVLANDEARRLFDLPPDAEGRLVSELGFDPHTAALLASGRPATDEVHTAGERLLSVSHRPTDRDGGPPGSVATLRDTTELRALSGKVDLARNRLKLLYDAGVSIGTTLDVVRTAQELAEYAVARFADYVSVDLADSVLRGGEPPDGVVGPDGVAGAGAPGAGPPGAVPTADGRRTVLRRTALSGIRDDGPLYPLGMLIEFGPSAPQARGFRSGAVTVEPVLSDFGGWQEQDPEHARRIVDYGIHSMITVPLRARGVVLGVASFMRAEKPEPFEEDDISLAEELVTRAAVSIDNARRYTREHTMAVTLQRSLLPRVLPEQNALDVAYRYLPAESGVGGDWFDVIPLPGARVALVVGDVVGHGLHAAATMGRLRTAVHNFSTLDLPPDEILSHLDDLIARIDQDESPGGLDGDGGGVGEGITGATCLYAIYDPVTRRCTMARAGHPPPALVRPDGTVEFLELPAGPPLGLGGLPFETAELELPEGSQVVLYTDGLIEKRDRDIETGLELLRDALSHPGSHPGRTPEDACTAVLDALLPDRPSDDIALIVARTRVLEPGLTADWEVPSDPKQVAGVRAAVARKLAEWDLGEVAFTTELILSELITNAIRYATGPIRVRLLCDRSLICEVFDTSSTSPHLRYAGTTDEGGRGLFLVSQFADRWGTRYTSDGKVIWTEQALPLTRNGKPRT; encoded by the coding sequence GTGCGCACCGTGGCCGGCCAGGTCTTCGTCCTCCAGGTCGGGGTGGTGCTGCTGTTGGTCGTCGCCGCTGTGGTGGCGCTCGTCCTCCAGTCCCGCTACGACAGTGAGCGGGAGGCCCGTAACCGCTCCATGGCCGTCGCCGAGAGCTTCGCGAACGCGCCCGGCATGGTGAGCGCGATGCGCGGCCCCCAGCCGACCGCCGCGCTCCAGCCGCTCGCCGAGCGGGCCCGCGAGGGTTCCGGGGTCGACTTCGTCGTGGCCATGTCGCCGCGGGGGATCCGCTACACCCACCCCAACCCCGACCGGATCGGCAAGCACTTCATGGGCACCATCCGCCCGGCGGCGGAGGGCCGGACGTTCACCGAGACGTTCACCGGCACGCTCGGCCTGTCGGTGCGGGCCGTGGTCCCCGTCAAGGACGGCCAGGGGAAGGTCGTCGGCCTGGTCGCGGCCGGTGTCACGATCAAGAAGGTGAGCGGTGCGGCCGACCGTCAGCTGCCGCTGATGTTCGGCGCCGCCGCGCTCGCGCTCGCGCTCGCGACGGCGGGTACGGCGCTGGTCAGCAGGCGGCTGCGGCGCCAGACCCACGGGCTGGACCCGGCCGAGATGACGCGGATGTACGAGCACCATGACGCGGTGCTGCACTCGGTGCGCGAGGGTGTGCTGATCGTCGGCGGCGACGGCCGGCTGGTGCTCGCCAACGACGAGGCGCGCCGGCTCTTCGACCTGCCGCCGGACGCCGAGGGACGGCTGGTGTCCGAGCTGGGCTTCGATCCGCACACCGCCGCGCTGCTGGCGTCCGGGCGTCCCGCCACCGACGAGGTCCACACGGCGGGCGAGCGGCTGCTGTCGGTCAGCCACCGCCCCACCGACCGCGACGGCGGGCCGCCCGGCAGCGTCGCCACGCTGCGCGACACCACCGAGCTGCGGGCGCTGTCCGGCAAGGTCGACCTCGCCCGCAACCGGCTCAAGCTGCTGTACGACGCGGGTGTCTCCATCGGCACCACCCTGGACGTGGTGCGCACCGCCCAGGAGCTGGCGGAGTACGCGGTGGCCCGGTTCGCCGACTACGTCTCGGTGGACCTCGCGGACTCGGTGCTGCGCGGCGGGGAGCCCCCGGACGGCGTGGTGGGGCCGGACGGCGTGGCGGGCGCCGGTGCCCCGGGCGCGGGCCCGCCGGGCGCCGTGCCGACCGCCGACGGCCGCCGCACCGTGCTGCGCCGTACGGCCCTCAGCGGTATCCGCGACGACGGCCCGCTCTACCCCCTCGGCATGCTGATCGAGTTCGGCCCGAGCGCGCCTCAGGCCCGGGGTTTCCGCAGCGGGGCGGTGACGGTCGAGCCGGTCCTGAGCGACTTCGGCGGCTGGCAGGAGCAGGACCCCGAGCACGCCCGGCGGATCGTCGACTACGGCATCCACTCGATGATCACGGTCCCGCTGCGAGCCCGTGGCGTCGTTCTGGGCGTGGCCAGTTTCATGCGGGCGGAGAAGCCGGAGCCCTTCGAGGAGGACGACATCTCCCTGGCCGAGGAGCTGGTCACCCGCGCCGCCGTCAGCATCGACAACGCCCGCCGCTACACCCGCGAGCACACCATGGCGGTGACGCTCCAGCGCAGCCTGTTGCCCCGGGTGCTGCCCGAGCAGAACGCGCTGGATGTGGCGTACCGCTATCTGCCGGCCGAGTCCGGCGTCGGGGGCGACTGGTTCGACGTGATCCCGTTGCCGGGGGCGCGGGTGGCGCTGGTGGTGGGCGACGTCGTCGGGCACGGTCTGCACGCGGCGGCGACGATGGGGCGGCTGCGCACGGCGGTGCACAACTTCTCCACCCTCGATCTCCCGCCGGACGAGATCCTCTCCCACCTCGACGATCTGATCGCCCGCATCGACCAGGACGAGAGCCCCGGCGGACTCGACGGCGACGGCGGCGGCGTCGGTGAGGGGATCACCGGAGCCACCTGTCTGTACGCGATCTACGACCCCGTCACCCGGCGCTGCACCATGGCGCGGGCCGGTCATCCGCCGCCCGCGCTGGTCCGGCCGGACGGCACCGTGGAGTTCCTCGAGCTGCCCGCCGGACCGCCGCTGGGCCTGGGCGGGCTGCCGTTCGAGACGGCGGAGCTGGAGCTGCCCGAGGGCAGCCAGGTGGTGCTCTACACGGACGGGCTGATCGAGAAGCGCGACCGGGACATCGAGACCGGTCTGGAGCTGCTGCGCGACGCCCTGTCCCACCCCGGGTCCCACCCCGGCCGGACGCCCGAGGACGCCTGTACGGCGGTGCTGGACGCGCTGCTGCCCGACCGCCCGAGTGACGACATCGCGCTGATCGTGGCCCGTACGAGGGTGCTGGAGCCCGGTCTGACCGCCGACTGGGAGGTGCCGTCCGATCCGAAGCAGGTCGCCGGGGTGCGCGCCGCGGTGGCCCGGAAGCTGGCGGAGTGGGATCTGGGCGAGGTCGCGTTCACGACCGAGCTCATCCTCAGCGAGCTGATCACCAACGCCATCCGCTACGCGACCGGCCCGATCCGGGTCCGGCTGCTCTGCGACCGCAGCCTGATCTGCGAGGTCTTCGACACCAGCAGCACCTCCCCGCATCTGCGGTACGCGGGGACGACGGACGAGGGCGGCCGGGGGCTCTTCCTGGTCTCGCAGTTCGCCGACCGCTGGGGCACCCGCTACACCTCGGACGGCAAGGTGATCTGGACCGAGCAGGCGCTGCCGCTGACGAGGAACGGCAAGCCGCGGACGTGA